From Synechococcus sp. UW69, the proteins below share one genomic window:
- the xseB gene encoding exodeoxyribonuclease VII small subunit has translation MSKRQPSKELRDRMEGWRSDAAGLNYEEAMQALDLLLAELQNDSVPLAELQQRVLHGEIYLSRCQTLLDSVEQSIVELDPTTLEPTNNA, from the coding sequence ATGAGCAAGCGCCAACCCAGCAAAGAGTTACGCGATCGCATGGAAGGCTGGCGCAGCGATGCCGCTGGCCTCAACTACGAAGAAGCCATGCAGGCCCTTGATCTGCTGCTCGCTGAGCTGCAGAACGACAGTGTGCCCCTGGCGGAATTGCAGCAACGGGTTCTCCACGGTGAGATTTACCTCAGCCGTTGCCAGACCCTGCTCGACAGCGTCGAACAGTCGATTGTCGAACTCGACCCCACAACCCTTGAACCC